The following are encoded together in the Xanthomonas sacchari genome:
- a CDS encoding pyridoxal phosphate-dependent aminotransferase, with protein sequence MASLPGDTLSASPAASGYSQRSREIEPFHVMALLARANELEHAGHDVIHLEIGEPDFTTAAPIVAAGQAALAAGHTRYTAARGLPALRQALADFYRQRHDVDLDPARILITPGGSGALLLASALLVDPGRHWLMADPGYPCNRHFLRLVEGAAQLVPVGPDSRYQLTPELLQRHWNADSVGALVASPANPTGTVLSRAELAALSQTLHARGGHLVVDEIYHGLSYGIDAPSVLEVDDDAYVLNSFSKYFGMTGWRLGWLVAPRAAVPSLEKLAQNLYISAPSIAQHAALACFLPETLQILEARRAEFAQRRDYLLPALRALGFRIDVEPEGAFYLYADVSDFTDDAQAFCAHFLETEHVAFTPGVDFGRHRARQHVRIAYTQSLPRLQEAVARIARGLERWAR encoded by the coding sequence ATGGCTTCCCTTCCCGGCGACACCCTCAGCGCCTCGCCCGCCGCGTCCGGCTACAGCCAGCGCAGCCGCGAGATCGAACCCTTCCATGTGATGGCCTTGCTGGCCCGCGCCAACGAACTGGAACACGCCGGCCACGACGTGATCCACCTGGAAATCGGCGAGCCGGACTTCACCACCGCCGCGCCGATCGTCGCCGCCGGCCAGGCCGCGCTGGCTGCCGGCCATACCCGCTACACCGCTGCGCGCGGCCTGCCGGCCCTGCGCCAGGCGCTGGCGGACTTCTACCGGCAGCGCCACGACGTCGACCTGGACCCGGCGCGCATCCTGATCACCCCCGGCGGCTCCGGCGCGCTGCTGCTGGCCAGCGCGCTGCTGGTCGATCCCGGCCGCCACTGGCTGATGGCCGACCCCGGCTACCCGTGCAATCGCCATTTCCTGCGCCTGGTCGAAGGCGCCGCGCAGCTGGTGCCGGTCGGCCCGGACAGCCGCTACCAGTTGACCCCGGAGCTGCTGCAGCGGCACTGGAACGCCGACAGCGTCGGCGCGCTGGTGGCCTCGCCGGCCAACCCCACCGGCACCGTGCTGTCGCGCGCCGAACTGGCCGCACTGTCGCAGACGCTGCACGCCCGCGGCGGGCACCTGGTGGTGGACGAGATCTACCATGGCCTGAGCTACGGCATCGACGCACCCAGCGTGCTGGAGGTCGACGACGACGCCTACGTGCTCAACAGTTTTTCCAAGTACTTCGGCATGACCGGCTGGCGCCTGGGCTGGCTGGTGGCGCCGCGCGCGGCAGTGCCGTCGCTGGAGAAGCTGGCGCAGAACCTGTACATCAGCGCGCCCAGCATCGCCCAGCACGCGGCGCTGGCCTGCTTCCTGCCGGAAACACTGCAGATCCTGGAAGCGCGCCGCGCCGAGTTCGCCCAGCGCCGCGACTACCTGCTACCGGCGCTGCGTGCGCTCGGCTTCCGCATCGACGTCGAACCGGAGGGCGCGTTCTACCTGTACGCCGACGTGTCGGATTTCACCGACGACGCGCAGGCCTTCTGCGCGCACTTCCTGGAGACCGAGCACGTCGCGTTCACCCCAGGTGTGGATTTCGGCCGCCACCGCGCTCGCCAGCACGTGCGCATCGCCTACACCCAGAGCCTGCCGCGGCTGCAGGAAGCGGTGGCGCGGATCGCGCGCGGGCTGGAGCGCTGGGCGCGCTGA
- a CDS encoding N-acetyltransferase codes for MRFGRVGSVGITQRHRGQGIGPALMQRAHAWVALRGGVEMRLNVWAFNTHALHVYEELGYEVRSLTLVKSLADGA; via the coding sequence ATGCGCTTCGGCCGGGTGGGCAGCGTGGGCATCACCCAACGCCATCGCGGCCAGGGGATCGGCCCGGCGCTGATGCAGCGTGCGCACGCGTGGGTGGCGCTGCGCGGCGGTGTCGAAATGCGCCTGAATGTCTGGGCCTTCAACACCCACGCACTGCACGTTTACGAAGAACTGGGTTATGAAGTCCGTTCGCTGACCCTGGTCAAGTCGTTGGCCGACGGGGCCTGA
- a CDS encoding prolyl oligopeptidase family protein, producing the protein MSPLAHACLLAGLLTAGTAAAKETAMPQDPYAWLEDVTGTKALDWVKAQNAKTEARLTETPAFKARETGIREVLDSDAKIPAVQKIGPYYYNLWKDRAHERGLWRRTTLEEYRKPEPKWETVLDLDALNKAEGENWVWHGANCLRPDYTRCLIALSRGGADADVTREFDLGSKQWIKDGFFRPEAKGGLSWIDADTVYLYTDFGPGSLTSSGYPRIVKQWKRGTPMSSATLVYEGKPDDMYIAAMHDDTPGYERDFVSRTLAFYNDEMYLRGADGRLTKIDVPNSANKGVHRQWLTLELRDPWTVGGTTYPAGALLATRFDDFMAGKRDFQVLFTPTETASLASFAWTKSRLVLNVLDDVKSRLWVLTPGEGEWARTAFPVGDLAFGSTSVDAVDADENDQVWLTSTDFLTPTTLMLADVQRGPKSIETLKAMPSFFDASKDEIEQHFAVSKDGTKVPYFLVRPKQLKADGSAPTLLYAYGGFEISMTPFYSGSLGRAWLDQGGVYALANIRGGGEYGPRWHQAALKQNRHKAYEDMAAVAQDLVARKITSAKHLGVQGGSNGGLMAGNMLMQYPQLFGAVVVQVPLLDMKRYSHLLAGASWMAEYGNPDTDDWKFIQTFSPYHLFDPKKTYPPVIFLTSTRDDRVHPGHARKMAAKMIDAGKDVTYYENIEGGHGGAANNAQAAHMQALAYSFLWERLSK; encoded by the coding sequence ATGTCCCCACTCGCACATGCCTGCCTGCTCGCCGGCCTGCTCACCGCCGGCACCGCCGCGGCCAAGGAAACCGCGATGCCCCAAGATCCCTATGCCTGGCTCGAAGACGTCACCGGCACCAAGGCGCTGGACTGGGTCAAGGCGCAGAACGCCAAGACCGAGGCGCGGCTGACCGAGACCCCGGCGTTCAAGGCCCGCGAGACCGGCATCCGCGAGGTGCTGGATTCTGACGCCAAGATCCCGGCCGTGCAGAAGATCGGCCCGTACTACTACAACCTGTGGAAGGACCGTGCGCACGAGCGCGGCCTGTGGCGTCGCACCACGCTCGAGGAATACCGCAAGCCCGAGCCGAAGTGGGAGACGGTGCTGGACCTGGACGCGCTGAACAAGGCCGAGGGCGAGAACTGGGTGTGGCACGGCGCCAACTGCCTGCGCCCGGACTACACGCGCTGCCTGATCGCGTTGTCGCGCGGCGGCGCCGACGCCGACGTGACCCGCGAGTTCGACCTGGGCAGCAAGCAGTGGATCAAGGACGGCTTCTTCCGTCCCGAGGCCAAGGGCGGGCTGAGCTGGATCGATGCCGACACCGTCTACCTGTACACCGACTTCGGCCCCGGCTCGCTGACCAGCTCCGGCTACCCGCGCATCGTCAAGCAGTGGAAGCGCGGCACCCCGATGAGCAGCGCCACGCTGGTCTACGAGGGCAAGCCGGACGACATGTACATCGCCGCGATGCACGACGACACGCCCGGCTACGAGCGCGATTTCGTCAGCCGCACGCTGGCCTTCTACAACGACGAGATGTACCTGCGCGGCGCCGATGGCCGCCTGACCAAGATCGACGTGCCCAATTCGGCCAACAAGGGCGTGCACCGCCAGTGGCTGACCCTGGAACTGCGCGATCCGTGGACGGTGGGCGGCACGACCTACCCGGCCGGTGCGCTGCTGGCGACCAGGTTCGACGACTTCATGGCCGGCAAGCGCGACTTCCAGGTGCTGTTCACGCCGACCGAGACCGCCTCGCTGGCGTCCTTCGCCTGGACCAAGTCGCGGCTGGTGCTGAACGTGCTCGACGACGTCAAGAGCCGGCTGTGGGTACTGACCCCGGGCGAAGGCGAGTGGGCGCGCACGGCGTTCCCGGTCGGCGACCTGGCCTTCGGCAGCACCAGCGTCGATGCCGTCGATGCCGACGAGAACGACCAGGTGTGGCTGACCTCCACCGACTTCCTGACCCCGACCACGCTGATGCTGGCCGACGTGCAGCGCGGGCCGAAGAGCATCGAGACGCTGAAGGCGATGCCGAGCTTCTTCGACGCGTCCAAGGACGAGATCGAGCAGCACTTCGCCGTGTCCAAGGATGGCACCAAGGTGCCGTACTTCCTGGTCCGGCCCAAGCAGCTCAAGGCCGACGGCAGCGCGCCGACCCTGCTGTACGCCTACGGCGGCTTCGAGATCTCGATGACCCCGTTCTACTCCGGCAGCCTGGGCCGCGCCTGGCTCGACCAGGGCGGCGTGTACGCGCTGGCCAACATCCGCGGCGGCGGCGAGTACGGCCCGCGCTGGCACCAGGCGGCGCTGAAGCAGAACCGGCACAAGGCCTACGAGGACATGGCGGCGGTGGCGCAGGACCTGGTCGCGCGCAAGATCACCTCGGCCAAGCACCTGGGCGTGCAGGGCGGCAGCAACGGCGGGCTGATGGCCGGCAACATGCTGATGCAGTACCCGCAGCTGTTCGGCGCGGTGGTGGTGCAGGTGCCTCTGCTGGACATGAAGCGCTACAGCCACCTGCTGGCCGGCGCCTCGTGGATGGCCGAGTACGGCAACCCGGACACCGACGACTGGAAGTTCATCCAGACCTTCTCGCCGTACCACCTGTTCGACCCGAAGAAGACCTATCCGCCGGTGATCTTCCTGACCTCCACCCGCGACGACCGCGTGCATCCGGGCCATGCGCGGAAGATGGCGGCGAAGATGATCGACGCCGGCAAGGACGTGACCTACTACGAGAACATCGAAGGCGGTCATGGCGGTGCAGCCAACAATGCGCAAGCTGCGCACATGCAGGCGCTGGCGTACAGCTTCCTGTGGGAGCGGTTGTCCAAGTGA
- a CDS encoding lipocalin family protein: MAVPLPTARAKAPDPEQEPAQPPIDLQRFMGRWYVIAHIPYFAERGHVASSDEYTLKDDGKIAVRYEYRNGFDEPVKELNSRATVKEGTGNRRWTTWFFRMVPTKYRILEVAPDYSWALIDYPGRDLAWVFARSPDMSHKQYRELVDKLDHQYGVNIDKLKRVAQRRDQVGKLGFEVPNKP, encoded by the coding sequence ATGGCCGTCCCATTGCCGACGGCCCGCGCCAAGGCGCCGGATCCGGAACAGGAGCCGGCGCAGCCGCCGATCGACCTGCAGCGCTTCATGGGCCGCTGGTATGTGATCGCCCACATCCCCTACTTTGCCGAGCGCGGCCACGTCGCCAGCAGCGACGAGTACACCCTCAAGGACGACGGCAAGATCGCGGTGCGCTACGAGTACCGCAACGGCTTCGACGAGCCGGTCAAGGAGCTCAACTCGCGCGCCACGGTCAAGGAAGGCACCGGCAACCGCCGCTGGACCACCTGGTTCTTCAGGATGGTGCCCACCAAGTACCGCATCCTGGAAGTGGCGCCGGACTATTCCTGGGCGCTGATCGACTACCCCGGCCGCGACCTGGCCTGGGTGTTCGCACGCTCGCCGGACATGAGCCACAAGCAGTACCGCGAACTGGTCGACAAGCTGGACCACCAGTACGGGGTCAACATCGACAAGCTCAAGCGCGTGGCGCAGCGCCGCGACCAGGTCGGCAAACTCGGCTTCGAAGTGCCGAACAAGCCCTGA
- a CDS encoding helix-turn-helix domain-containing protein produces the protein MASVLSEPLDEAPRSCADASLLRGQVFAQNCPSRAVLSHVTSRWGVLVLVALRKGTHRFGDLRRSLEGVSEKMLSQTLQALEADGLVQRTAYPVVPPHVEYDLTPLGAEAAAHVHALVDWIERNIGVILGGGAPLDAA, from the coding sequence GTGGCCAGCGTCCTCTCCGAACCTCTCGACGAAGCGCCGCGCAGTTGCGCGGACGCAAGCCTGCTGCGCGGCCAGGTGTTCGCGCAGAACTGCCCTTCCCGCGCCGTGTTGAGCCACGTCACCAGCCGCTGGGGCGTGCTGGTGCTGGTGGCGTTGCGCAAGGGCACCCATCGCTTCGGCGACCTGCGCCGCAGCCTGGAAGGCGTCAGCGAGAAGATGCTGTCGCAGACCCTGCAGGCGCTGGAGGCCGATGGCCTGGTGCAGCGCACCGCCTATCCGGTGGTGCCGCCGCACGTGGAGTACGACCTGACCCCGCTCGGCGCGGAAGCCGCGGCCCACGTGCACGCGCTGGTGGACTGGATCGAGCGCAACATCGGCGTGATCCTGGGCGGCGGCGCGCCGCTGGATGCGGCGTAG
- a CDS encoding YafY family protein, which translates to MDRYERINALHRLLKSARYPVTVARLQDELGCSRATVYRDLAFLRDALMAPVEGDGEAGFRYESGESDRFELPGLWLSSEELHALLASQQLLARTGGGVLSSVLAPLQQRIESLLAAQAGATHWPVERVRVIPHRGRKLDEASFRTVASAVLERKRLSFDYRARSTDESTKRTVSPQRITHYRDNWYLDAWDHGRDAVRSFAVDRINHARLLDQPAQDVADAELDSQLAASYGIFSGAPKGWATIVFSPKAARWVADEHWHSKQQGRFLADGRYELKVPYSVSRELLMDVLHYGSDAEIVEPRSLREQAKALLSLALSNYSDD; encoded by the coding sequence ATGGACCGCTACGAACGCATCAACGCACTGCACCGCCTGCTCAAGTCCGCGCGCTACCCGGTGACGGTGGCGCGGCTGCAGGACGAACTGGGCTGCTCCCGCGCCACCGTCTACCGCGATCTGGCCTTCCTGCGCGATGCGCTGATGGCGCCGGTGGAGGGCGACGGCGAGGCCGGCTTCCGCTACGAATCCGGCGAGAGCGACCGTTTCGAGCTGCCGGGCCTGTGGCTGAGTTCGGAGGAGCTGCACGCGCTGCTGGCCTCGCAGCAACTGCTGGCGCGCACCGGGGGCGGGGTGCTGTCCTCGGTGCTGGCGCCGCTGCAGCAGCGCATCGAAAGCCTTCTCGCCGCCCAGGCCGGGGCGACCCACTGGCCGGTGGAGCGGGTGCGGGTGATCCCGCATCGCGGCCGCAAGCTCGACGAAGCCAGTTTCCGCACCGTCGCCTCGGCGGTGCTGGAGCGCAAGCGCCTGTCCTTCGACTACCGCGCCCGCTCCACCGACGAATCGACCAAGCGCACGGTGTCGCCGCAGCGCATCACCCACTACCGCGACAATTGGTACCTGGACGCCTGGGACCATGGCCGCGACGCGGTGCGCAGCTTCGCCGTGGACCGCATCAACCATGCGCGCCTGCTCGACCAGCCGGCGCAGGACGTGGCCGACGCCGAGCTGGATTCGCAGCTGGCGGCCAGCTACGGCATCTTCTCGGGTGCGCCCAAAGGTTGGGCCACCATTGTGTTCAGCCCCAAGGCCGCGCGCTGGGTCGCCGACGAGCATTGGCATTCCAAGCAGCAGGGCCGGTTCCTGGCCGATGGCCGCTACGAACTGAAGGTGCCCTACAGCGTCTCGCGCGAACTGCTGATGGACGTGCTGCACTACGGCTCCGATGCGGAGATCGTGGAGCCGCGCTCGCTGCGCGAGCAGGCCAAGGCGCTGCTGTCGCTGGCATTGAGCAACTACAGCGACGATTGA
- a CDS encoding YdiY family protein codes for MSRRATLVSAIAMLLLSTSPAWAADVATSPTATDPASSPWSGSGELGFASSHGNSSNESLNGRLKGQYVDGDWIHSLDLLALHASAEYVDTNPDGTTTRKRQTTSNRYTGSAGSALQLGEHRQLTASLRYERDDFATYDRLATIGIGYGTRIMDGDRRSIDVQIGPGVRRAHDVVENRTETGLIGRGLVDFKYGLTSNTELGNTLLVESGAYNTFAQNDLGISVSMNERLALKAGWQARYNSDVSDDKKKTDTLATMNLVYKFK; via the coding sequence ATGTCCCGCCGCGCCACCCTCGTATCCGCCATCGCCATGTTGCTGCTGAGCACGTCCCCGGCCTGGGCCGCCGACGTCGCCACCTCACCGACAGCCACGGACCCGGCCAGTTCGCCGTGGAGCGGATCAGGCGAACTGGGCTTCGCGTCCTCGCACGGCAACAGCAGCAACGAAAGCCTCAACGGCCGCCTGAAGGGACAGTACGTGGACGGCGACTGGATCCACAGCCTGGACCTGCTCGCCCTGCACGCCAGCGCCGAGTACGTCGACACCAATCCCGACGGCACCACCACGCGCAAGCGCCAGACCACCTCCAACCGCTACACCGGCAGCGCCGGCAGCGCGCTGCAGCTCGGCGAGCACCGCCAGCTGACCGCCTCGCTGCGCTACGAGCGCGACGACTTCGCCACCTACGACCGCCTGGCGACGATCGGCATCGGCTACGGCACCCGGATCATGGACGGCGACCGCCGCAGCATCGACGTGCAGATCGGTCCCGGCGTGCGCCGCGCCCACGACGTGGTCGAGAACCGCACCGAGACCGGCCTGATCGGCCGCGGCCTGGTCGACTTCAAGTACGGCCTGACCAGCAATACCGAACTGGGCAACACCCTGCTGGTCGAATCCGGCGCGTACAACACCTTCGCGCAGAACGACCTGGGCATCTCGGTCAGCATGAACGAGCGCCTGGCGCTGAAGGCCGGCTGGCAGGCGCGCTACAACAGCGACGTCAGCGACGACAAGAAGAAGACCGATACCCTGGCCACGATGAACCTGGTCTACAAGTTCAAGTGA
- a CDS encoding ester cyclase, whose translation MTVSDPKTVVRRFNKEVIEGGDRAAFEALMAPGFVNRSAPPGAPAGSESMWSTFHDILRPALAGLTVTIHDQVAEGDKVTTRKTVSGRHTGTLFGVEPTGKTVSIEVIDIVRVENGRYVEHWGLNNLPTVLAGLQRA comes from the coding sequence ATGACCGTATCCGATCCAAAGACAGTGGTTCGCCGCTTCAACAAAGAGGTGATCGAAGGCGGTGATCGCGCCGCATTCGAGGCGCTGATGGCGCCGGGGTTCGTCAATCGCTCCGCTCCGCCCGGCGCTCCTGCAGGAAGCGAGAGCATGTGGAGCACCTTCCATGACATTCTCCGGCCCGCGCTGGCCGGATTGACGGTGACGATCCACGACCAGGTCGCCGAGGGCGACAAGGTGACGACCCGCAAGACCGTGTCGGGCAGGCACACCGGGACGCTGTTCGGGGTGGAGCCGACGGGAAAGACGGTCAGCATCGAGGTGATCGACATCGTCCGGGTCGAGAACGGCCGCTATGTCGAGCATTGGGGCCTCAACAACCTGCCGACGGTGCTCGCTGGCTTGCAGCGCGCGTAG
- the hemC gene encoding hydroxymethylbilane synthase, with translation MKILRIATRKSPLALWQSEHVADCLRRAHPHLDVVLVPMSTRGDEVLDRSLAAIGGKGLFLKELELAMLRGEADCAVHSLKDVPMDLDRPFVLPAILPRADPADALISNLYASLDALPLGARVGTSSLRRQAQLRARRPDLELLDLRGNVNTRLAKLDNGGYDGIVLACAGLQRLGLEGRITQRLQAPDWLPAPAQGAIAVECREDASAALALFAALDDAPTRRCVEAERAMNRALHGSCHVPVAAFAQWRGEDLLLQGLVGGVADGRLVRAELQRSAQDPEALGQAVAEALLGAGARELLDVDLPA, from the coding sequence ATGAAGATCCTGCGCATCGCTACCCGCAAGAGCCCGCTCGCCCTGTGGCAGAGCGAGCATGTCGCCGACTGCCTGCGCCGCGCGCACCCGCACCTGGACGTGGTGCTGGTGCCGATGAGCACCCGCGGCGACGAAGTCCTGGACCGCTCGCTGGCGGCGATCGGCGGCAAGGGCCTGTTCCTGAAGGAGCTGGAGCTGGCGATGCTGCGTGGCGAGGCCGATTGCGCGGTGCATTCGCTCAAGGACGTGCCGATGGACCTGGACCGGCCGTTCGTGCTGCCGGCGATCCTGCCGCGCGCCGATCCGGCCGATGCGCTGATCTCCAACCTCTACGCCTCGCTGGACGCGCTGCCGCTGGGCGCGCGCGTCGGCACCTCCTCGCTGCGGCGGCAGGCGCAACTGCGCGCGCGGCGCCCGGACCTGGAACTGCTGGATCTGCGCGGCAACGTCAACACGCGCCTGGCCAAGCTCGACAACGGCGGCTACGACGGCATCGTGCTGGCCTGCGCCGGCCTGCAGCGGCTGGGCCTGGAGGGGCGCATCACCCAGCGCCTGCAGGCGCCGGACTGGTTGCCGGCGCCCGCGCAGGGCGCGATCGCGGTGGAATGCCGCGAGGACGCCAGCGCCGCGCTGGCGCTGTTCGCCGCGCTGGACGACGCGCCGACCCGTCGCTGCGTGGAGGCGGAGCGGGCGATGAACCGCGCCCTGCACGGCAGCTGTCACGTGCCGGTGGCGGCATTTGCGCAATGGCGCGGCGAGGACCTGCTGCTGCAGGGCCTGGTCGGCGGCGTCGCCGACGGGCGCCTGGTGCGCGCGGAGCTGCAGCGCAGCGCCCAGGATCCGGAGGCGCTGGGCCAGGCCGTGGCCGAGGCCCTGCTCGGCGCCGGCGCGCGCGAACTGCTGGATGTCGATCTGCCGGCCTGA
- a CDS encoding LytTR family DNA-binding domain-containing protein, which produces MRETWVKVLIADDEPLARERLRTLLAAHAGVEVVAEADNGMDALHACAAARPDLVLLDIAMPGLDGLEAARHLATFEPRPAVVFCTAYDAHALSAFEAAAIDYLMKPVRAERLAAALQRARTFMAGRVNGDAAAPAPQRRTHLCARLRGSLRLIPVDDIHYLQAEEKYVVVHHARGEDLIEESLRALEEEFAERFVRIHRNCLVARHELVELRRLGEGQVQAVLRHGKQPLEVSRRCVAQLRKEIHQR; this is translated from the coding sequence GTGAGGGAGACCTGGGTGAAGGTGCTGATCGCCGACGACGAACCCCTGGCGCGCGAACGCCTGCGCACGCTGCTGGCCGCGCATGCCGGCGTGGAAGTGGTAGCCGAAGCCGACAACGGCATGGACGCGCTGCACGCCTGCGCCGCGGCGCGACCGGACCTGGTGCTGCTGGACATCGCCATGCCTGGGCTCGACGGCCTGGAGGCCGCACGCCACCTGGCCACCTTCGAGCCACGCCCGGCGGTGGTGTTCTGCACCGCCTACGACGCGCATGCGCTGTCGGCGTTCGAGGCGGCGGCGATCGACTACCTGATGAAGCCGGTGCGCGCCGAGCGCCTGGCCGCGGCCCTGCAGCGCGCCCGCACCTTCATGGCCGGCCGCGTCAACGGCGATGCCGCCGCGCCAGCGCCGCAGCGGCGCACCCACTTGTGCGCGCGCCTGCGCGGCAGCCTGCGGCTGATCCCGGTCGACGACATCCACTACCTGCAGGCCGAGGAAAAGTACGTGGTGGTGCACCACGCCCGCGGCGAGGACCTGATCGAGGAATCGCTGCGCGCGCTGGAGGAGGAATTCGCCGAACGCTTCGTGCGCATCCACCGCAACTGCCTGGTCGCGCGCCACGAACTGGTGGAACTGCGCCGGCTCGGCGAAGGCCAGGTACAGGCGGTGCTGCGCCATGGCAAGCAGCCGCTGGAGGTCAGCCGGCGCTGCGTGGCGCAGCTGCGCAAGGAGATCCACCAGCGCTGA
- a CDS encoding alpha/beta hydrolase — translation MLETVEHETGAAPTWTVLWLHGLGADGNDFAPLVPELVRPHWPAIRFVFPHAPVRPVTINNGVRMRAWYDIVSMDFSNRADSAGVAESVAQVEALIAREDARGVPAERLLLAGFSQGGAITLAAGLRRERPLAGLIGLSTYLPELESVARWHAPAALRQPLFMAHGQGDPVIPQPYAERTAQTLQALGMPVQWRRYPMAHQVCAEEIADLGDWMDACVTGN, via the coding sequence ATGCTGGAGACAGTGGAACACGAGACCGGCGCCGCGCCGACCTGGACCGTCCTGTGGCTGCACGGCCTGGGCGCCGACGGCAACGACTTCGCGCCGCTGGTGCCGGAGCTGGTGCGGCCGCACTGGCCGGCCATACGTTTCGTGTTCCCGCACGCCCCGGTGCGGCCGGTGACGATCAACAACGGCGTGCGCATGCGCGCCTGGTACGACATCGTCAGCATGGATTTCTCCAATCGCGCCGACAGCGCCGGCGTCGCCGAATCGGTGGCCCAGGTCGAGGCGCTGATCGCGCGCGAGGACGCGCGCGGCGTGCCGGCCGAGCGCCTGCTGCTGGCCGGCTTTTCCCAGGGTGGGGCCATCACCCTGGCCGCCGGCCTGCGCCGCGAGCGGCCGCTGGCCGGCCTGATCGGCCTGTCCACCTATCTGCCGGAACTGGAGAGCGTGGCCCGCTGGCACGCCCCGGCGGCCCTGCGGCAACCGCTGTTCATGGCCCACGGCCAGGGCGATCCGGTGATCCCGCAGCCCTACGCCGAGCGCACCGCGCAGACCCTGCAGGCGCTGGGCATGCCGGTGCAGTGGCGACGCTACCCGATGGCGCATCAGGTCTGCGCCGAGGAAATCGCCGACCTGGGCGACTGGATGGACGCCTGCGTCACCGGCAACTGA